The Polaribacter sp. Q13 sequence AGAAATAAGTGTGTGCTTCCCTGCTCCTACTGCTGGATGATTGGCTCTAAACTGACCTAATTTTTGCCAATGTTTTAAAATTTTCTGCGTTTTAGCTTTCGTTTTAATGTCATTCCAATTCATAAAAGAACGTAAAGTTGCATCCCCAACTGTCCCTTCTATTGTTAAATCTCTTGCAGATTCATCACCATAATATACTTGAGAAGTTCCGGGAGTTAACAACAACATTGTGGCTGTTTTATATGGCAATTCTCTTTCTTTATCAAAAGGTTGCCCATCATCATGAGAGGTTAGATAATTTAAGACGCCATACCCTTTTAAATCTGTATGTAAAAGCGAATCATATTTTTGAAAAACGGCTGTTTCTGGCATTTGCTTCACATTCCATTTTAACTCAAAATTGATTAAACTATTAAAAGCATGGTCAAAATAGTTGATTTTTTTCTCACCAAGATTAAAAGATTTTCCATCTGAAATAGTATAATTATACACTTCACCTACTAAATAAAAGTTGTTTTCATCCAAAACCTTTTCCGAATTATTCTTTTTATACTCTGCAAAAGCAGCATCGCATTCTTGCTTAAATTCCTGCCAAACAGACTCTTCTGTATGCTTTACAGTATCTACTCTGTAACCATCAATTCCGAATTCTGTAATATAATCTGTAAGCCATTTCATAATATAGAAACGTGGCGCTCTTGGATGTCCTGTTCTAGTAAAAAAAGTATCTAATTCTTTTACTTCTTGCTCGTAACGTCCTTCTGCTTTCCATTTTTTAACCAATTGACTTGGCAATTCTACAGCCTCATTACTTTCTGTTTTTATGTCTGGTAAATTTTTTACCAACGTACAAGAAATGGTATGTTCATAAGAATCATACGTACACGGCGGACCAGTTCTTACCCAATCTGAAGGCCAAACCGGATCTTTATCCGTAACCGGACCTGTGTGATTGATAACCGCATCTAACAAAACTCGAATGCCGTTTTTATGTGCAATTGCTACCAATTCTTTTAAGTCTTCTTTAGTTCCAAAATTTGGGTCAATCTTTGTCCAATCTTTAGCCCAATAGCCATGAAAACCATAAGACAAACCAGTTCCTTCATCAGTACCTCCATGAATTTGTTCTACAATTGGCGTCATCCAAATGGCATTGATTCCTAATTTTGTAAAATATCCTTCTTTTATTTTCTGAGTAATTCCTTTGATATCTCCGCCTTCAAAACCACGTAATTTTCCGGTTTCTTTGGTTCTATTAAAATTGATATCATTGGTGGTATCTCCGTTATTAAAACGGTCTGTCAACAAAAAATAAATGTTTGCTCCTTCCCAAACGAATTCTTTTTTTACGATTTGTTTTGCTATTTTTTCTGTTGATGAATTTTCTTTACAACTAAAAATAGTTACTAAAAGGAATAGGAAAAGTATTTTTTTCATGGATAGATTATGTATTTATACCTACAAGGTTTTTGAAACCTTGCAGGATATTTGAAAGGTATTGTAGTCTTTTAGAATTATTCTTTCAGCTTTAAAATAAAAGATTCTAATGGTTTTACATCAACTCTTACTCTCGCCTCTCCATTTTCTACTTTTAAAGTTGATGAATACGTTTTATACAATTGATCTTCTACTTGATACTCTCCATCTTTCAGTTTCCATTTTGCAATAATATCTTGTGGTACACCTAACTCAAAACCATAAGTATCATGTGCATTAAAATTAGAAACTATAATTAATTTTTCATTTTCACTCCAACGTACAAAAGACAAAACTCTTTCATTATACCATTCTGTATGCTGACGGTTAAAATAATGAATGTCTTGGTAATCGCCCATTAAGGCATCACTTTTAATGGTGAAATTTAATAAGCGTTTGTGAAAATCTCTTAAAGATTTTTCTTGATCCGTAGATTGACCTCCATCAAATTTCTTATTATTTACCCATCTTTGAAGCGTTGGAACACCAATATAATCGAAAATTGAAGTTCTAGACTCAGTTCCAAATCCTGCATTTTCTGCACCTGGTTCCCCAAATTCTTGTCCGAAATAAATCATTGTAGGCGAAGTAGAAATTGTTGCAGAAACTACCATAGCTGGTTTTGCTTTTAAAGCATCTCCTGCAAACTCTGGACTTGCAATTCTTTGTTCATCATGGTTTTCTAAGAAGTGTAACATATTATGCTCTATATCTCTTAAATCTTCTTGAATTCCAGGAATATAATCTGTTTTTCCATGCCCTTGCATTATGTGCTTAATGGTATCATATAACTGTACTTTGTCATACAAATAATCCATTTTACCTAAACGAATGTAGTTTCTATATTCATTTGGGTTGTATACTTCTGCTAATAAAAAAGCATCTGGATTTTTCATTTTAATAGCAGAATTCATATAACTCCAAAACTCTACAGGCACCATTTCTGCCATGTCATATCTAAATCCGTCTATTCCTTTTGCTGTCCAGTACAAAGCAATATCTCTAAATTTAATCCAAGAACTTGGTACTTTTTTATCTTGCCAAAACTCAAAATGTTTTTTGTAATCTTCGTTTTCAAATCCGTTTGGCAATTCATCAAAATCTTTTCTTCCGTCCGGAGAAACACCATAATTTACTTTTACCGTTTCATACCAGTCGTTAAAATGAGGTTTTGCTGCACGAGATCCATTTCCTGTCCATTTTGCAGGGTTTTCAACATATTTATGATCAGACAACCTATTTTTTTCTCCGCCTAACGGTGCATATCCATTTAAGAAATCTGGCACTTGAAACGCTTCATTTGGTACATAATAAAAATTATTATCTACATCATATTCCACTGTTTTATCATCATCTGCCCCAAAATCTTTGGTCCCTTTAGGATTTGATAAACTTTGATAATTTCTTGCAACATGGTTTGGTACAATATCAATAATTACTTTTAATCCATTTTTATGAGAACGAGCTACTAAAGCCTCAAATTCTTCTAATCTGTTGGCTACATTTACAGCTAAATCCGGATTTACATTGTAATAATCTTTCACTGCATACGGAGAACCTGCTCTACCTTTTACAATATCCGGATCATCATTAGAAATGCCAAACTTTGTATAATCTCTAATTACATCATGATGCGGAACACCTGTATACCAAATATGAGTAACACCTAAATCTTTTATTTCAGACAAGGCTTTATTTGTAAAATCGTTGAATTTACCCACACCATTTTCTTCAATTGTTCCCCAAGGTTTATTCGTGGTGTTTGTATTACCAAACAAACGTGTAAATACCTGATAAACTACTTCCTTTTTCTTTTTTGATGCACTTTTCATGTCGTTTTTTGATTTTTTTTCTGTTGAACAACCAATTACCAATAGTAAAATTAAAACGGATAAAACGCTATTTATT is a genomic window containing:
- a CDS encoding alpha-amylase family glycosyl hydrolase yields the protein MKKILFLFLLVTIFSCKENSSTEKIAKQIVKKEFVWEGANIYFLLTDRFNNGDTTNDINFNRTKETGKLRGFEGGDIKGITQKIKEGYFTKLGINAIWMTPIVEQIHGGTDEGTGLSYGFHGYWAKDWTKIDPNFGTKEDLKELVAIAHKNGIRVLLDAVINHTGPVTDKDPVWPSDWVRTGPPCTYDSYEHTISCTLVKNLPDIKTESNEAVELPSQLVKKWKAEGRYEQEVKELDTFFTRTGHPRAPRFYIMKWLTDYITEFGIDGYRVDTVKHTEESVWQEFKQECDAAFAEYKKNNSEKVLDENNFYLVGEVYNYTISDGKSFNLGEKKINYFDHAFNSLINFELKWNVKQMPETAVFQKYDSLLHTDLKGYGVLNYLTSHDDGQPFDKERELPYKTATMLLLTPGTSQVYYGDESARDLTIEGTVGDATLRSFMNWNDIKTKAKTQKILKHWQKLGQFRANHPAVGAGKHTLISKENGMVFSRVRNTDKIIVGINLQKGIKEIQVSSLFKNGEKLNDFYANQEVEVKDGKVIVNSDFDIILLEKL
- a CDS encoding alpha-amylase family glycosyl hydrolase, which translates into the protein MRKINSVLSVLILLLVIGCSTEKKSKNDMKSASKKKKEVVYQVFTRLFGNTNTTNKPWGTIEENGVGKFNDFTNKALSEIKDLGVTHIWYTGVPHHDVIRDYTKFGISNDDPDIVKGRAGSPYAVKDYYNVNPDLAVNVANRLEEFEALVARSHKNGLKVIIDIVPNHVARNYQSLSNPKGTKDFGADDDKTVEYDVDNNFYYVPNEAFQVPDFLNGYAPLGGEKNRLSDHKYVENPAKWTGNGSRAAKPHFNDWYETVKVNYGVSPDGRKDFDELPNGFENEDYKKHFEFWQDKKVPSSWIKFRDIALYWTAKGIDGFRYDMAEMVPVEFWSYMNSAIKMKNPDAFLLAEVYNPNEYRNYIRLGKMDYLYDKVQLYDTIKHIMQGHGKTDYIPGIQEDLRDIEHNMLHFLENHDEQRIASPEFAGDALKAKPAMVVSATISTSPTMIYFGQEFGEPGAENAGFGTESRTSIFDYIGVPTLQRWVNNKKFDGGQSTDQEKSLRDFHKRLLNFTIKSDALMGDYQDIHYFNRQHTEWYNERVLSFVRWSENEKLIIVSNFNAHDTYGFELGVPQDIIAKWKLKDGEYQVEDQLYKTYSSTLKVENGEARVRVDVKPLESFILKLKE